In Mongoliitalea daihaiensis, one DNA window encodes the following:
- a CDS encoding YncE family protein — translation MNFTKCTSWTIVGCIFLCISFLYACGPDMDSWEGSERLDVSHEQLLFESLVQRKKLTIFNTSNQPVSWSLESSSNQIISSPFGGLLPANGIVEAEVWLINVPANEQVFQGLLTLKAEDKVAREIEIVAVASQQKRWSLDVQITDAVYDSHRDRIWALSDNRQLLEIDPVGQTVRSIPLEIQGIKLSIHPSGERLVVGHESAFSYLELPSGQLIRRRSFPFKLHDIAIAPNHWIYATASQEQHSQIYCVNALGTEEGYSYMAPIYSNASISVHPSGDYLLLASTVISPDDVYKFSIQEGWAHLRYDSPYHGEHRFGGKTWFDPSGERFFTRTGNVFQFTDEQIRDLRYLTKIPAPNPFVFIAHGVKTPRIYAVHDVNFERSFPTSAQPILSIYSSSYQIVSSTVLPKILRVVNGQVEELGTDIFTGFFDREEKNFFILEKTKELEGVKPTWSILTFPV, via the coding sequence ATGAATTTTACTAAATGCACTTCTTGGACTATTGTAGGATGCATTTTCCTCTGCATATCCTTCTTGTATGCTTGCGGTCCAGATATGGATTCATGGGAGGGAAGTGAGCGATTGGACGTCAGTCATGAGCAATTGCTTTTTGAGAGCTTGGTACAGCGGAAAAAGCTCACCATTTTCAATACTAGCAATCAGCCAGTGAGCTGGTCTTTGGAGTCTTCTTCCAATCAGATCATCAGTTCACCCTTTGGAGGGCTGTTGCCTGCCAATGGAATAGTGGAAGCAGAGGTTTGGTTGATCAATGTGCCTGCCAATGAACAAGTATTCCAAGGGCTTCTGACGTTGAAAGCTGAGGATAAAGTTGCCCGTGAGATAGAAATTGTCGCTGTCGCGTCCCAACAAAAGCGTTGGAGTTTGGATGTGCAAATCACAGATGCAGTTTACGATTCACATCGTGATAGGATTTGGGCTTTGTCAGATAACAGACAGCTGCTGGAAATTGACCCAGTGGGGCAGACAGTTCGTAGTATTCCGTTGGAAATTCAAGGAATCAAGTTATCAATTCACCCTTCAGGCGAACGTTTGGTAGTTGGGCATGAATCTGCTTTTTCATATTTAGAGCTTCCTTCCGGGCAACTCATTCGCCGAAGGTCTTTTCCCTTCAAACTTCATGATATTGCGATTGCCCCTAATCATTGGATATATGCCACTGCATCACAGGAGCAGCATTCACAGATTTACTGTGTCAATGCCTTAGGTACTGAGGAAGGGTATTCGTACATGGCACCGATTTATAGCAATGCCTCCATCAGTGTGCACCCAAGTGGGGATTATTTGTTATTGGCCAGTACGGTAATTTCTCCAGATGATGTGTACAAGTTTAGCATACAAGAAGGCTGGGCTCATCTTCGGTACGATTCTCCGTATCATGGGGAGCATAGATTTGGTGGGAAAACATGGTTTGACCCCTCCGGAGAACGTTTCTTTACTCGTACAGGAAATGTGTTTCAGTTTACCGATGAGCAGATCCGTGATCTTAGGTATCTGACGAAAATTCCAGCACCAAATCCTTTTGTTTTTATAGCTCATGGTGTCAAGACGCCGAGAATTTATGCGGTACATGATGTCAATTTTGAACGCTCATTTCCCACTTCAGCTCAGCCTATTTTATCAATCTATTCCAGTTCTTATCAGATCGTATCCAGTACAGTACTTCCCAAAATATTGAGAGTAGTCAATGGACAGGTTGAGGAGCTTGGAACGGATATTTTTACGGGCTTTTTTGACCGAGAGGAGAAAAACTTCTTCATTTTGGAAAAAACCAAAGAGTTGGAAGGTGTCAAGCCAACTTGGTCTATTTTGACCTTTCCTGTGTAG
- a CDS encoding head GIN domain-containing protein — translation MKKSMILYFLAMILVGVSCEVKTSEKTYDWKMASKEFDVGDFKQVVMKGAFDMYLSQGDDASLEVSGAEGLVDLVEVSQEGDVLTIFLKRPKNEVKFGDDLKVSLTVHQLEKLEFEGAGQIKSTQQLALRDFTIVGNGVGNLELELDAAQVDAALNFVGKLELWGEAERLVLKNEGVGSIDASKLIVQDCEVQSSGIGSVAIHCTGELSLEMSGIGTVSYKGNPTVIREKVSGIGKVNRN, via the coding sequence ATGAAGAAAAGTATGATTTTATATTTCCTAGCCATGATTTTGGTAGGAGTGAGCTGTGAAGTGAAAACAAGCGAGAAAACGTATGATTGGAAAATGGCTTCCAAGGAATTCGATGTAGGAGATTTCAAGCAGGTGGTGATGAAAGGAGCCTTTGACATGTATCTTTCACAGGGAGATGATGCATCCTTGGAGGTAAGTGGGGCAGAGGGTTTGGTCGATTTGGTGGAGGTGAGTCAAGAGGGGGATGTGTTAACGATTTTTTTAAAGCGTCCAAAAAATGAAGTGAAATTTGGCGATGATTTGAAGGTGAGTTTGACCGTTCATCAGTTAGAAAAATTGGAGTTTGAGGGAGCAGGGCAAATCAAATCCACGCAACAGTTGGCACTAAGGGATTTTACCATTGTAGGGAATGGAGTAGGTAATCTTGAGTTGGAATTGGATGCTGCCCAGGTGGATGCTGCCTTGAATTTTGTCGGAAAGTTGGAGTTATGGGGTGAAGCGGAGCGATTAGTGTTAAAGAATGAAGGGGTCGGTTCAATTGATGCTTCTAAGTTAATTGTCCAAGATTGCGAGGTACAAAGTAGCGGGATTGGTTCGGTAGCAATCCATTGTACAGGAGAGCTTTCCCTCGAGATGAGCGGTATTGGCACTGTATCCTACAAAGGCAATCCTACGGTTATTCGTGAGAAGGTTTCTGGGATAGGCAAAGTGAATAGGAATTAG